In Rhodopirellula bahusiensis, the DNA window CCTCCAATCTTCGCAGCATCGTTGCTGCTTCATTCATCCGCTCCACTTCCCCTGCGTAATTCTTGTCGCTGTTGGGGTAGTAAGTCGGTTTGCCATCTCCTTTAGCGGATAGCCTTTTGTACTGGACCATTACGAACGATTCATGGACATGACTGAAATAGATCAAGTCCACGCCGAGCGTGTGTTCGAGCGGTTGATGATTGCAGTTGATAATCGAGAGCGTCTCACCGGTGTCGTTGGACACATCAACACGACTCGTAATGTAGGGTTTGATGAAGTTAAAACCCGGAAACGACATTGCATCCAAATTGATCTGCGAGTCTTCACGAACGTTGTAGTGTGACAATCGGTTTAGAAAGCTGGTTGCCGCTTGTTGTGCCGGTGTGGTGCCACGCAGAATATCTTTCCGCAGACGCAATCCGCCAAATATCTCGAGCGACGTTACCACTGCGTCACGCTCGATGTCGGCAATGCCGCCTTCGGCTTGGCTGCGAATGGAGGCGAGTTCAGCTATCAGCGATTGAATGCCGGGCATTCCCGCCCGCAAGCTCTGCGACACGCCTTGAAGTGCCCCAAGCAAGGCTTCTGATGTCTTCTCGGGCAATCGGGTCGCCTCACCGAAGTTTGTGTCGACCTTGTTGCGAAATCGCCCGTCCAATCGTTCAAGAACAACCTCAACGTCAGTCCGACCCGTTTCCACAACGCCGCTGACTTTCAATTGCTTCTTTCCCGTTGCGATCCACTTGCCGAGCTGGGACACACCGACGAAGTCGATGCTTAGCTCGGGGCCATCATCGCTTAGTCTGCTTTCATCGTCCTGTAGCGATACCAAGCAGATTTGATTCGTCTGTGGTGCCACGTCTGCTACAGATACGACCGCTGTAAACTCGCCCCGATCTTCGATTGCTTGCTTGATGCTTTCCGCATCACCGCCTCGAAATTTCAGCCATATCAATTCATTCTTCATGTGATTTTCCTCTTGTAAGGGTTTGATTTACCTTAAAAGAGTTCGCTTCGCAGGATTCTCGCAGCAAATTGCCAAAATACTTTTTGGCCCGCAAATTACCGCGATTCCGTCGTATATGGGCAGCCGACCGTTCGATCCAATTGAGCGATCGTGCCGGCCAGTGTGGCGTCGATGCGGGCGAGTTGGGTCTCGAACATTAACAGCTCGCGGTAGGTTTCGATCAGCGTGAAAAAGTCCGTCCGTTTGCCTCGGTAGTCGGCGATCGAAAGTTTTAGTGTGTCTTCTGTTCGCGGAATGATGCGATCTTCGTAGATGTTGCGTTGCTCGACCAACGCGTCGGCTTGAACGATCAGGCGGCGAATCTTGCCGTATAGTTCGTCGCGCTCGGCTTCTAGTCGGCGAGTCGTGCTGCTGCGACGATGAGCGGCTTCGCGGATTCCGGCGTTGATCTTCTCTCGCCAAATTGGCAACGTTGTACCGAAACTGACGCTGAGTTGATCGTTTCCGTTGGCCACTGGGCTAAGAACGTCATGGTTGTCGCTGACCAATCCCCAATTCAACCCGACACTGAAGTCTGGATACTGCTGCAAGCAAGCCAATCGCTCTTTGTCGCGATCGCGTTGGATTTCCCATGCGAGGCCACGTAGCTTCGGATTGCACCGCTCGGCCAACGCGATCAACTCTTCAATTTGCTGGGGCGTGTCAGTGATGCCTAGTTCATTTGTCGTTTCGGGAAGTATGCCGACGGGTTGCTGTAGCAACGTAGCGAGGTCGGCTTGGGCAACCAACTTTTGCCGAGCGAGCGTGATGAGTTGTTCGTCGAGTCGATCGGTTTCGAGTTGGGCACGCAACACGTCTTGTTGCGAACCGCCACTGCGATAACGCGCCTCTGCAACGTCGGTCAGGTCGGCGACAAGGTCTTTGGTTTCCTCGACGATGTCGATCGCGCGGGTTGCGAACCAGACTTCGTAATAGGCGAGACGAACAGACTCGGTGATCTCGCGAGCAATCGCGTCAACTTCCGTTTGGGCGATTTGCACTTCGCGGCTGGCTATGACCGCTTTGGTTTTCAGCTTGTCAGGAAACGGCACCATCTGGTTGACCGACATCTGGTTAGCTACCCGGCCGGCCGCGGTTTGGATGGCGTTGTCGTGCAAAGGCCAGAAGGTGTTGTTGAATGTCGGGTCGGGCAAGGCTTTGGCTTGCGGGATGACATTGGTTGCCGCAGCGACACGTTGTCTGGCGGCGAGGATTTTGGGGTGACGTGCGAGGGCAGTGCCTATGAAATACTCGACCGGCTGGCCAGTTGGGGAGTTGGGAGAAGGGGAGTCTGGGAGATCGGGAGTCTCGGAATTGTCATTTGTCTTGTCATCTTCATCGCTCTCCGTGTCTACTTGTCTCCCCCTCTCCGTGCCTTCCTCCTGCTCGTCTTCTTTCTCCCCACTCCCACCTTCAAACTCCCCATCTTCTTCCTTGGGCGGATCGAGTTGCAGAAAGTCTCCGAAACTTCGTTTGCTGTCTTCCTGGGGTGGCTGGGCGAAGACGGCGGGCGATGCGATCACCACTCCGTCGTTGTAGCCGACGGGCTGTATGGAAGCAGTTTCGGGATCGCTAAGGACTTGCTGCCAATCGACGTCGCTGTTCGCGCCCGACATCGGGGTGGAAGCGGCGACCGGAGCGGTGACTTTTGCTACCTGAACGCCGCGTTGGGAGGCACAACCGGACGCCGACGCGGCAACCAATGCTGCTAGCAGCAATCGTTTGGCGTGGGTCGTTCTGGGTCTCAAAGAATGCCGATCCATGGCGTTCAGGTCCTATTGAGCTATAAATGAGCTGTTAAAGTTTGCCTAGCCGATTAATTCCTATTGAACTCTTCGGCAAAATTTCCGATACAGTTCATATACCGGGCATGGGTATCCTTTTCGGAAGGTCACAGTGAGTAACTCCCCCCTAATTCGCACCGCCGTTAATCTTTGTCTGATCGCTGCAATGGTGATTCAGCCGATGACGCTGGTGGCTGCGCAGGGAACATGTGCTCAAGGTCAGTGCTGCGGGGCCGAAACGGTCTGCCACGCTTGCAAATGTTGTGAAGTGAAAACGGACGGCGATCTGTGCGGTTGCTGTAACGGCAACGAAGAAGAGGCCGGCAGTTGCTGCGCGAAGAAAGGCGAACAATCAAAGCATGACGACCTGTTCGGTGAAATTTCCGATGTCGTTCCCGAGCCACCGAAATCCGTCGACGAGAAATTAGTTCAAGACCAAGTTGCGTTGTCATCGTGCATGTGTGGTATTCGATCAGAACCGCTAGCACCGGCACCACATCGCGTACCTGTCCCTCAGGTTCGTGATTTGGTCGTGATTGCGTACTTGGATCACGTTGCATCCGAGGCTGGACTTTCAATTCGTCCAGATCAACTGATGTCACGATTGCCGATCGGCGATCACTCACCGCGTTTCGCTCAGCGGTTTCTTTGCATCTGGCGCATTTAGCGTCGTCTCGATAGGAGAGCTGCGCGCTCGTAGCTCCTCGTTTTCAAGTTGGCTTTCATGCGAATGATGCTGCGCGCTCGTTCCGTATGAAGTCATTCCAGATGCATTCCCTACGCGATCTGATCGCGTCACCAAAACAATGAACCGGTCACAGCCTGGAGGCGATGACTGGTCGATCATGCGATCCCCTCCGTCGCATCGTCGGCCAGTCACCTCTTGAGCTGACGTTCGTGGATGGAACCACAAAAGCGTGCCGGAAAACGCCGCGAGAACTGTCATGAATCAGGACGAACCAATCAAACCCGATGAAGCCGACGTTGACGACCAGGTCAGCAGCGTGGATGCGGATGCGTCGACCGATAGCGAGCCAGTGGAAACGGTGGTCGAGGAAACGCCCGCACCTATTGAAGCCAAACCGGCCGCACCGCAAAGTGATGGCGGGATGAAGTGGCTGGTGCACACGGGTGTGCAAGCCGCAACGGTTGTCGTTGTCGCTGGTCTTGTGTTTTTCTTGCTCGGGGTCGCCCAGCGGACTGAGTGGTTGACCGCGGATGGTTTTTCCGGCGGACAAGGTGATGTCGTCACAGAAACGGGCGGCGGCGAAGACAAACGATACATCTGCCCGATGATGTGTACGCCACCGTCGACCGAACCGGGTCGCTGCCCCGT includes these proteins:
- a CDS encoding TolC family protein — protein: MSGANSDVDWQQVLSDPETASIQPVGYNDGVVIASPAVFAQPPQEDSKRSFGDFLQLDPPKEEDGEFEGGSGEKEDEQEEGTERGRQVDTESDEDDKTNDNSETPDLPDSPSPNSPTGQPVEYFIGTALARHPKILAARQRVAAATNVIPQAKALPDPTFNNTFWPLHDNAIQTAAGRVANQMSVNQMVPFPDKLKTKAVIASREVQIAQTEVDAIAREITESVRLAYYEVWFATRAIDIVEETKDLVADLTDVAEARYRSGGSQQDVLRAQLETDRLDEQLITLARQKLVAQADLATLLQQPVGILPETTNELGITDTPQQIEELIALAERCNPKLRGLAWEIQRDRDKERLACLQQYPDFSVGLNWGLVSDNHDVLSPVANGNDQLSVSFGTTLPIWREKINAGIREAAHRRSSTTRRLEAERDELYGKIRRLIVQADALVEQRNIYEDRIIPRTEDTLKLSIADYRGKRTDFFTLIETYRELLMFETQLARIDATLAGTIAQLDRTVGCPYTTESR